TTTCTCACTTAAAGCTGATGAACTTCAATCTCGTTCTTTTCTACTCAAACAGAAGAATTCCCACAAGATAAAGAATAACGATTTGGGTAAGAATGGGGTTTTAGATACTGTTTCAGCTTGCGACGGTTCTCCTGCACCACCTTCAGATGCTGATGATTGGGAATCTATTGCTGATCGTCCGATTGATGAAATATTAACCCCACCACCACCAGTACATGATATAGGGATATCCAAACTTACGTTGGAAGATTCAAAACCGGAAACAACAACAACTAAGCGTCGAGGAAGGGGAGCATTCATGTATAAGAAGAATAGCTTGTATAGTGACCAACAAACTGGTAGTGTGAACAGTGAGtgttctgatgatgatgaagttgaagTTGGTCAGAGTAACTCAGACGAAAAATTAAAATCTGGAATTGGTAAGTGGATCATTTGCACTTCGCCTTGTCCAGTTGCTTCACGGTTTTACGGACATACAGTATGTTTTTATGATGTCGCAGCTTATTTGTGTGCTTTTCTTATCACTTTGTTATGTTGTTTGCTTGAGTTTTTGGGCGGACTTGCTATGTGCTTGTAGAGACCATGTATTCTGTGTGAGAAGCTACCTTTAGAACCTTACGATCAAATAATAGATAACCCTATAATACTCATTTTAGAGGTGTCAGGAATTCATACTAGAATTTGTCTTGGAGTTAGTTGCCAATCTTTCATCCTTTAGTAAAATACGTAAGTGACACTTGATGATGATTTATTTCTTTGGTATTTCAGCAAATTTTGGCACCAGTCATGTTCTTGTTCTAGCTGATTTTCCACCCAGCACTAGAACAATGGAGTTAGAGAAACTTTTTGAGAGCTTCAGAGATCGCGGGTTTGTCATTCGCTGGGTCAATGATACCGTTGCTCTTGCAGTGTTTAAAACACCTTCTATTGGTAAGTGCGACTTTATAAAATGCAAAGTTCTTATTCAATTGTTGCATTATACTTATGCAAAAGCATGTATCCTAGAACAACCATCTTTTCTGAAAGATAATTTCTAAAcattatttgttatttgcaataTTGTAATGCCAATGCAGCACTTGAGGCTTGCAGCAACGTACATGCATCATTCAGAATACATGTGCTACAGGAGAATGATAACCTTTTGTGCTCAATTTCAAGAAGAGGTATCTGTAACTCTCCCTTCTTTCCTCCATCCCTCCCTCCTTTATTGCAAGTATTTCTTAATTCAGTTCCATCTTAGCTTTCTGGCTATGGTTATTTGTACTTCTCTGTTCTTGCTATTATATTCTTGGAGGTTTATCTTAGATTCTTCCAACAGTGAAAGATGTTCAAGATTACTTAGCCGTTGGTCTAATGACGAAACTGCTGCAATTTTTTCCAGATTTAGAACCTCCTACACCACGACCAAAGACTTCTGTCAGAACTGCTCAAAGATTGATTGCTCAAGGTATGGGAAGAAAGCTTTCTACAGAAACCTTTGGGTCAGCTGAGTTGAGAAAGCAGGAGGAAGCCAGAAAAAACCGCATTGTTACAAGGCAAACCTTGAAAGATGAGGCCTGGGGCGATGATTAACATGAAGCTTTTATTATTCATTTTGGGGAGAATGTATTCAGTTATAtcaggaggaaaaagaaatgGAACACTAAAAAGAGAATAGGAAATTTGATTCTCTTTTCCTTCTTTTCCTCCCTTCGTTTCACTGCCCGATTTTGTATGCTCTTAATGCAGTGTATTTGCTTGACCTACTTCTGCAAGCTGGTACTGGCGTTACATCAATTACAGTTATAATTGAAGATGGTCTAATAATTATTGAAAGGTAGAAAAATCCCAATTTGTAATGCAAAAACCCCCAATTTATGATAGCTTTAATCGCTCATGGGATATGTGTATGGCACCCTTAAGTTTTGACAGTATAAACAACTCTGCAACATACAAATTTACACTTGGAAATTACATCACCAAGGGATACCATCCGTACAGAGATCTTCCTCTTTCTGCAACTTAATTGCTAGAAACAAAAATGTCAAAAAGAAATGACTTAAGTTAATTCCTTGGCGGCGTCTCTGACGAGTTGCTCGTACATCTCATTTTTCCTATCTCATTTTTCCTAAAAGCGTTAGTCTCCTCTTCGCAACTTTGGATCTGTAACACCAGACCTCAAATGCCTCAGTCAAGTCAGGGTACTGAATATGATGTGTTCCCAACCACTGAGTCAAGATCTCCGCCTGATCTCCAGATGGTAGCGCGAGCACCATTGAAACAAGGGAAGACTCCAAGCTCTGCCAAATTTCATTGTCCACCTTGAATGGTGGCGAACCTTCCACGTCAACACTCCACGAAGTGATCAAAGGCTTAGAGAGCCTTACAAATGGAAGCCATAGCTTCACCATATGGAGCCTCTTTGCAGTTGGAAGTATGACAGTACCATAAGCAATTGCTTCCAAAACCTTACCTCCCACCTCTATAATCTTTGCCAATATCGCCAGCATGTCAACATTGTTCAAGTTTGCGTCAGTTACCCAATTAGTGATACTTTCTGATTTCTCCACCCAACTGTTAACAAATTCTCTCATTATCTCCAACTTTATCAAAATCTGACATGCCCATGACAAATCCGATACCACCGATAGTAGCTCACGCGTCTTGTCTATCTCCAGAAGCTGACCCAAATCTTCCAAATAGCCATAGAACGAGGTTAAAAGACAATTTATGCTTTTTCTTACCTCAACTTTTAAGTCATCGTCTGCTATTAGTAATATGGGATCGTCATCCTCTGTTAGCATGTACTCTAGCTGCTCTTGAGCTGAGGACTTGAGATCGGACATGTCCGGAGTAGGTGATGATGTGGCAAAATGAAGAGTTGAGAGAAATATTCCTCGTATGGCTGTTGCATCAACTGGTTGTAGCCGAGCAAGGATGGGTTCTGCTTCTGGTCCTAATGCAGGTATGATTCTCAGGATTTCCTCTTCCTCAGCCTCCTCCCATGAGACTGCTTCCAAGTAATCAACACAACCACGAACCATCAGTGGGCACCCAAGTTTGATGCCCACTTGAAGGATTCCAAGTGCATTTTTAACACCATTCCAGTTTTCAGGGAGCGAGTTATCTGCAACAACATAGAGGAGGCGTAGCGCATTTACGTGGTGGTTGAACTCAGAATCTTGACAGTATACTTCGACACAACTACGTGAATCCAGAATCTGGCATGTAGGCCAACTTTCAGATAGGCGGTCAGCAAAATATTTGCACTTCTCTACGAGGATACGGGAATGGCAATAAAACCAGTCATCTCTACCCTCCTGTGTTCGTATACGAACAACAACATCACTAGTTGTTCGATCACCAATAATGCATGGCACAGCTATTTCTTTATCCTGAtaaagaatgaaaagaaaatgacAAGTAAATGGTTGCTGATAAGTCGTTATGGAGCAAACACAAAATCCAACTTCAGATGAGATATACCACATTTATGGGCCTTGGACAACATTTCAGGTCTTCTTTATGAAAATAAGCACCCGACTCCTAGTGACAACTACAATCCTGAATTACTTTCCATATACAATTGCTACTATAACTCTACTCGGACATAAAGAAGATCCGATTTCTAAGAAGCAGCAATAGGGAAGTATGGAACAACAAAGAAATGGGACTAACTgatcaaaaaaaataagaaagggGACTAAAATGTTCCACATGGTACATTATAATGTCTTAAATGTGCTtcctttcctttactgtttcacATGATAGCTGAATCCAAAAGTAAAATTAATTCATAAAGATCAAACTCACAGGATAAATCTCCATTGATGCCCCTGGCACTAATAGCAACATCGTTCAAGTACCCATTGAACCTGTAAAACAAATGAGTAACTCTTAAAAGATACAATATGAAGCAAGCAAATATCACTACAAAAACATTACTAATAAAAGTGGGTTCCTATCTTTTAATTCCAAATATATAGCAAATGTTGGTTGAAACATGCTAGTAATCACAACTAATCCACCTTAACAATAGTTATATGATTTCAATTATAGAAAATAACCCTGAGGCAAATGACAAACACTAGAATTAACAAAATTTAATGAGTGTTCAAAATTTGTTGGTATCAGCAGTTCAGGTGTCCATAACCCCAAAAGAGACATCAAACTACAGATCTATTTATCGTATATGGTCAGATGCAGAAGATtaggcaaaccctaatttgggagtgaacattccttttcttgttaAGACTAAGCATAAGAAAAATAGAGAGAGTAAATAAAAAGGGGAAATTGAAGGGACTAATAATACCTTGACCTTGTCTTTCCGTTTTCTTCAGCTTTCAGTCTCACCCCGTAAATCTAGGCTCTTTCTCTCTGGTCTTCAGCTCTTCCCTCCAAAATCAGTAAAGTTTGGAGCAGGTAAGAGGAACTGTTGGATATTTGGCACAATAATGCTAATAAAAATCCAGGGTGGACCGTGATTTGAAAAACCTCGaaaccaaggtttgaaaaacacccGTTTTTACCGGGAAAACGGCCGGAAAAACGGTCACACCCATGTACCATGGCCGTGAGGTCCCCGAACCCCGTGCCTATATAatgccgataaataggaaataacggCAGTTTTTAGGACCGTTTTTCCGTTTTCATacacgttataaccgtttttctaaaattgaattttacgttttttccatctaaataacattttaacgtaAGTTTTTTAGATCATTTTTCCCGTTTTCAAGTCAGTTATAaccgttttttaataaaaataatataaaaatattttcttacaattctttatattttaaattatagattaaaaaattataactaatatttaaaaaaataaaagaataaaataataatatataaaaaaacgttagtgaaaaatactagaaccccctactatatgggttcaatatatagaaaccccactaaatggatcctcccctatcaactccatactttcactttttgatatttctaggcccagaactttagaTTTCAGGGCTTGGTAATAAAGTTTAGGGATTGGGGGAAATTCGTAATACCAAAAAtgccctttactatatataccAAATGAAATAGGCTATAGGttcattttcactttctctcGCTTCTCTCTCGTCTTTGCTctgaagaaaattagggttcttttatCAAACCGAAGAAAACAATTGCAGAGAACAAAAAAAAGATTCTCGCTCCATCGATCTTCGCTGAGGACGTTTACGTATTACATAAGAACGAAAGTAATCGATTTATAGATTtaatcgatttgattcaaacaGGTTTAAGAACTGATCATCAATCTACAAGTTCGAATCAGAGGACGAACTTCAAATCTCTAAAACTCCGGCACAAATTCAATTTGAATCTGAgtataaagataagtttatcttctTTTGTGCTTCATTTGATACATTTAAGTTGTTCGATtttgaaaaagagggagagagtAAAAAGCTAAGGTTCCAGTGAAGAGGTCGATTTCGAGAAATTTCAATGACAGAAGTTATTAAAGGAAGTAGTGGAAAACGAAGGGGAAAGACAACAACTGAAGCTTTAAGTACCGAGAAATGAAAAAGAGAAGAGGATGATTTAGATCTTAATCTTTCTAGGTTGTAATCTTTATCTCTTTCAGTAATTTCAATTCTCGGATCTGTTTATGAAAGATCTATTGAATAATATTTTGTTTtctgaattttatttttttgatatttttcagtGATATTCAAGGTATCACTGAAAAGCTCATAAAGATATAAGAAGAAGAGTGAACAAACGATTGCTAGGTAATATCTCtttttgtttgaattattttcAGATATGAAAACTGCGATAAAGGAAAAAGACGATTTCggatttgattttatttgatgaatttagggatttTATGTGTTATAATTTCCTCTTAAGTTTTTAATGTTAATTCGCAAATATCTGATTTCTATTGAACAAATTGTGGTGGAATTTCATGGTTTGAACTTATTTTCTGAATCAGTGTGTCTTCTGAAGTCAAGACAATACTAAGTGATGCCAAATCAAAACTCGAGAAAGAACGGTGAGAGCTTGAAAAATTTGATGTTCTTTTAGACCTGATTGTGTATTTGGTTTCGTCACTCTCTTGTAAATTGTTTTATGATGTTTTTAATTACATGCAGACTTTTTGAAGGCACTTTCAAATAGCTCTAAAGAGGTATAAACACATAACAAATTTGTTAATATTTTGGGTTTACAGACAGTATTCAGTCCCTTGTGGATGACTCAACTTATGACCATAATCGCGGTGTAGCTTTTTGGTGGCTTCAGGTAACAGGAAATATAGGGACAATTCTCGGTGGTCTGTTGTCAGTTCTTCTAACTTCCACATCATTCATGGGTATTGCTGGTTGGAGAATTTCCTTCCATCTTGTTGCAATTATTAGTGTTATCGTTGGAATTTTATTGGGATTGTTTGCCAAAGACCCTCGGTTTGTAGATAAAAGTAGTACAAATGGTTCAAGTTTTGCAAAATCATTATTGTTAGAGTTCAAGGAATTGTTTCAACCAACAAAATCGGTGATGAAAATCCCGTCCTTCCAGATTATTGTAGCACATGGAGTTGGTGGATCATTTCCATGGTCAGCTTTGTCGTTCGCACCAATGTGGTTGGAACTTATTGGCTTCACTCACAAATAAACATCACTTCTCATGGGTATGTTTACAGTTGCTAGTTCTATTGGGGCACTTCTCGGAGGAAAGATGGGGGATGTACTCTCCGTCCGTTTTCCGAATGTAGGCATGATCATTTTATCTCAGATAAGTTTTATGCTGCTAGGTTTGCCTGATGATACCAACACTGCATTCAGACACGACCTAATTTTGTTCATCATGGGTTTGTTCATAACCTGGAATGCTACTAAGCTGATTCAATAAATCATTATATAATCATTTACGTTGTTGCATTATAAGTTAAATATTTAGTGTTTTTGCTTTATA
This portion of the Papaver somniferum cultivar HN1 chromosome 11, ASM357369v1, whole genome shotgun sequence genome encodes:
- the LOC113322846 gene encoding uncharacterized protein LOC113322846, whose translation is MAAAEDLNWSIQVEDLVDNGDTKGAISLLESVVNKLETLNLSSSSSSIDLKLATALTDLDNLYSTQGFSLKADELQSRSFLLKQKNSHKIKNNDLGKNGVLDTVSACDGSPAPPSDADDWESIADRPIDEILTPPPPVHDIGISKLTLEDSKPETTTTKRRGRGAFMYKKNSLYSDQQTGSVNSECSDDDEVEVGQSNSDEKLKSGIANFGTSHVLVLADFPPSTRTMELEKLFESFRDRGFVIRWVNDTVALAVFKTPSIALEACSNVHASFRIHVLQENDNLLCSISRRDLEPPTPRPKTSVRTAQRLIAQGMGRKLSTETFGSAELRKQEEARKNRIVTRQTLKDEAWGDD
- the LOC113322845 gene encoding BTB/POZ domain-containing protein At3g05675-like, which codes for MLLLVPGASMEIYPDKEIAVPCIIGDRTTSDVVVRIRTQEGRDDWFYCHSRILVEKCKYFADRLSESWPTCQILDSRSCVEVYCQDSEFNHHVNALRLLYVVADNSLPENWNGVKNALGILQVGIKLGCPLMVRGCVDYLEAVSWEEAEEEEILRIIPALGPEAEPILARLQPVDATAIRGIFLSTLHFATSSPTPDMSDLKSSAQEQLEYMLTEDDDPILLIADDDLKVEVRKSINCLLTSFYGYLEDLGQLLEIDKTRELLSVVSDLSWACQILIKLEIMREFVNSWVEKSESITNWVTDANLNNVDMLAILAKIIEVGGKVLEAIAYGTVILPTAKRLHMVKLWLPFVRLSKPLITSWSVDVEGSPPFKVDNEIWQSLESSLVSMVLALPSGDQAEILTQWLGTHHIQYPDLTEAFEVWCYRSKVAKRRLTLLGKMR